GATGTTGCTGGTTAAGAATAACTCGTCAGTAGACGGGATAAAGACGCTCGCTTCGTGCGCAAAAGGGACATCATCGTTCTTGAGAAGGGCCTCGAGCTTAGGAGCCGAgccgatgatgttgaagaatcTGTTATCGTGGATCTCAAACGCGGAGGGGATCTGTGAGATATTGGACGCGTGCCCCGGGAAGGTGAGATTGCTGGCCATTGTGAACAGAGTCTGGTTAATACGTAACATCGTGGTGCTGCGAGGGAAGGTGCACTTTATATTGAGCCACGGAACAGCACCACGCTAGTGAATCCTGCATCGACTGGGCTTCCTATTCCAGATTCTTGGTcgatcatctccatcagatTAGGATATAGGATCCACTTTCTAAGATTAGCTTATCATCTACCGCGGAGATATTCTCCGAAGTTCTCCCGTACAGATCAGCACCTGGATGCCATTCTTAATACGCGATATACGGAAGAACAATCAAGAACAGGCTGCACGGATCTCACATAATACTACTCGTTTCTGTAGCACAGGATGTTTTCTAAGCGGCAGGAAGACCCTTGAAGGCGTCTCCACAATTCCACTTTTGGAAGAGTCAAGCGGGTCTACGTATATAAAAGCGGAGACATGCCGAGTTTTCTAGTGTCATCATGTTCGGTGACCGAGGCGCTAGAGGACTCACAATCATACATTTGGCTAAACAGAGGGAAAAGGGAGCCATAACTGTTGATGCAGACACGGTCCCTCCCGACCTCTACACTTTCATAAGATATGTGCAACGTTCGTTGTCCCGTTGCCGAAGGAAACGACAGCCGTATCTACACTGGACAATTTCCGAAACCAATAGGAACTTCACAGCATAGCTGCCATGAAAAAGGAGACTTGAACTTTAATTCTGCGGAGACAAATCCAGGGGAACATTCACAGAGATTTTAACTGCCCACAACCCACACGTGGGGAGGTCAGTAGTCTGGGGGGTTGAAACAAGTGGACTTTCCACTGTTGTGCTTTTTTCTCCTAGTTATATCAAAGCTTTTGAGGCGTGCACCCAGCTCTGAGTTAGCTCAAAGAATATAGCCATTTGGCCCCGATCACAGTGCGAAAAACCTAGATCCCCTCATCATCGACCTCCTTCGTCGCCTGCAGAACAATCCGAATCTGGTCAATTCCCAAAATAGTCATTTCCTGACCGGGAGTCCAACACGAGCTCCCTCACATTCGGGAACTAGGTCGCTGCAAAAGAAAGCTATGAAGGGGTACGAGAGCGCTCTCTACTGCAACTACTTCCTCAACTACCCCTTCCAGCCCGAATCATACTGTCCCCAGTGCGATGGTGTTCCACACGAGCTGCCAAAGCCTCGTGCCCGGGCACTTTCTGGCGTgaaaggagaggatgagACGGGCCGATGGGCCCGGGATCTGGATATTATCCCTTAAGAGTGGAAGAACCAACTCATAGGTGCGACAGAAGCTCTGGTCAATCTGTTAGACCGTCCATGGTAGAGGCGCGTCTGGGTATTTCAAGAGGCTATTCTTGCACGTTATGTGATGGTGCAATATGGTGCACGAGTCATTGATTGGCCCGCGTTCCAAGTTATTTCGGATGGAATTCTCACCTAACGAtgcggaagatgagaagCTGCTAGGGTATCTTTACCATGAGGTTGATGAAACGTGGTCATTTGCAAGCTTGAATCTGCATTGTAGCCATTTAAGCATGTTCTGGATAAGAAAGGGGTATATAGGATTATCCCAACCGAACACTAGATCAGGGGACAGGGTTGTCGTCCTTTTGGAGGCACCAGTTCCAATCGTTCTGCGGGAGTATAAAGAAGGATATAGTTTAATAGGACAAAGGTACGCTCACCCCTTTTCATGGACTACGTATTTCAACGATCTATTACCAATATTCTTTCTTATGTCCATGGCATCATGGATGGGAAAATCATCGAGGCTGAGATAATCAAAGACTGAGTGCACGACCCTGAGGACTTTGAGCTATTCGGCGTCATTTAAGTGGTCATTACTAGCAACAAGTCATTGTGCTCTCTGTACCACCTGGTCGTGACTTCATTATATCGCCGTGCAAGTACAATTTCACTTGACCAATTCTTCACGGAAGCGGCCACTTAACGAGCTCGGTTATcgttgtttttctttttcttttttttttttgctctATTAGACTACCTTCCAGTAGCCTATTCTACCTCAGATGCCAGTGTGCCAGAGCTACTCAGAACAGATACTCTGAGGGCGATCGGCAATTTTATTGTCAAGCATCGAAAGAAAACCCCGACTGAAATATGTCAGCCTCAAGCAGGGGCATTCAATGTATCCTTTCGAATGAAACTTGAGGACGGTGGCTCAGCGCTAATTCGCTTCCCAAAGCCCAAGCCACCATGTTCCCTGAGGGGAAAGTGAGAAATGAAGGGGCGGTGATCAGGTATATTCAGTTCAGGAGTATACTTCGATCCCCGTCCCGTTTATCCTACAttggaaaataaagaatgaGAGTCCTCTCAATTTAGGCCCGTTTATCATGATGGATTACATTGATCACGACACCGATCTGGGCAGAGCATTGAATACGCTAACGCTCAATCTTGAAGATCGTCCGATCCTCTATCCATCGATCGACATTGACAAGCTGGAAATGCTGTACGGACAGCTGGCAGAATCTTACTCCAGCTGCCACAGTTATCACTGCCTCGGATCGGTTTTCTTGCCCAGGTTGCCGACTTCACATGGGAAGTCAGACGCCAGCCGCTATCGATCGGTATAAATGAACTTGTCCGTTTAGGAACTCTGCCATGATCGACATTGCCAACTACCACATTTGAGGCGACATCCACCTATTTCAATGCCCTTGCCGAGTTACACCTTGAACACTTGTCCCATCAGCGAAATGACGCAGTAGACTCCGCAAATGATTGTCGGCGCAAGTTTGTCGCCAGAAAGCTTTTCTCCAAGCTTGCCAGGGAGGGCCGACTTACTCAATCTACAAATGGCCACGGTCCCTTTACACTGTGGTGTGACGATCTTCGTCCCTCGAATGTACTGGTTAATAAAAGCCTGCAGATTGTGGGTGTCATTGACTGGGAGTTCACATACGTAGCACCGGTTGAGCTTTTTCACGCACCTCCATGGTGGTTGCTTCTTGAACAGCCCGTGTACTGACCAGATTGGATAGACGCTTGGGCAACGGCATTTTAAACTCGTGTACAGACATCCTTAAAAGTTCTTACCGAACGCGAGGACATAGCTACGCAACAAGGCAGGTTAAGATAGGAACAGAGATTTTCTGGTCCTATGAGACAGACTTGGGTTGGTGGCGACTTTTGGGTCACATACGCAGCGAGAAAGAATTTCGTATTTGATACGATCTTCTGGAAGAAACTTGACCATCGATTTTTTGGTTCTTGCACTGTTGACAAGGAAAATCgatgggagaagaggatTGGATTTCTGAGTGAAGAGCGCCAGTGTATGGAACTGGTTGTGCGCCAAAAGCTCCAGCAGGTTAAAATGAGGGCTCTAGCTTGGAACCAGAGGAGGTAGATACCGTCGATGGTCCGCAATTCCGTCGTGTAATCAGGTCTTAGTTCAAGCAATGTACAGTATTAGCAGGTCCGCATCTTTCTCATCAGTCCTGTACTGGATTGAACCATCAAGAGACGATGCGGTTGATTGTTCTATACTAGCCTTTTCAGGGCCGATGAATGGGCTACCATAGTAAAGCCCAATTTTGCATAAATTCCGGTCTTCGCAAGTCAAATCATAAATCTGCTAACCTAGCAGAACAAAACATGATACAAAGTTGAAATACTCTTACCGGTTAGTTACAAAAGAGCTTGATTTACTGAAATCAGCACTTGTAAAAGACGTACGTCTGTTTATGATATGGAGGGTGAATGTGTTGCCCCGGCGACAGTAGCCACCACAGTTTATGTACTATGCACGTATGTATGTCCATcacttctctttccttgatatATCACATCAACTGAACGAGCATAACCTTGGGGTGGTCATAGGTTTTGCTTTCCGTGGGTCTTTATTTTCTCGGTAGTGATGCAGCTCGTCACTTGGAGCCATTTCGAGGCAAGTGCGAGTTTTATGATATGACCGACCATCGTATCCACTTCCTTTAGTGTCGAGCGGCGACCCATCCGACGATCTCCCGACTGGGGTCTAGAGTTGGATGGGTCGGGATTGGGGATAGAAGAGATTGAATCCCTATAGGATCACtagggaaaaggaaaatgaacaGATCACAGCTTTGTGGAGACATCTTGCCTGCTAGGTATGCAGAGCATGACAAAACAAGTCTAGCTGTGCTTCTCACCGAGTAGACTCGGTTCATCATGTATCGTCCTTGTACATGTTGACAAGCTCAATCATGCGAATATACAGAGGACGAGGCTGACTGGCGGTGCTTGAGCTACTAGCGCTCACCCCGCATATCTCTCTCCTACCTGTGTGGCCCAAGCGCCAGTTATTCTATGGTGGCTACGTAAGGTGCGGACCGAACTCCCCAAAGAACAGACAATCCAACTAAAGCACGACGGCTGAAGTACTAGCTTCCTTTCCTAAATTGAAAGTCCAATAGAATCGAGATCGACTGCAGTCCACCCCACACCGCTAGTGGTTCATCAAGCATCCTCCATATTGATTCGACCGGGCTCCACTCTCGGTCTTCCTGCATTGATGACCTGGCGCGTTCCCCATCAACTTTCCCGAATAGTTTAGCAAACAGATCCAAAGAAGGGCGGGTTCAGCTTCACGATCGATCGGACATTGGGGGGTATGTCAAAATGCCGTATATATATGTTCGCGGCGTCTACGGGCTGCTTTCGCGCTCCAGTAGACGAGGTTCATCATCCTTTACGTGTCAGGGACAACTTCGAAAATGGGCTGGTTCCCAACGAAACTAGACTCGGAAGAGTCCAAATGGCATTTTGacattcttattcttctcgCTGTCATTGGCAGCTCCGCCACGCAAAAGCATATGCCCGCCATCACAGCCTCAGGCTTCGGTCTTTTTCCTCGTCTTTTGCCAGCACCCGAAACCCTTCTAGATACTAGTCGACTGTATCGTCTACCTTCAACTCAAAATGTCGACGTCGTTGGCGTACATTCTGGGACCGTTCTTACGGAACTAAACTACTTCGCCAATCTACTACACAAGATAGAAGACATCAAACCCTTCGAGTTCCGATCCTACGAAATTGATTACAActacgatgacgaggaaaaggcagaacCAAGCAAACTCCGCATCAAAACTAAATCCTTCCTTAACGTAATTACCATTTTGTCTATTTTCATGTCGGTGGGCCTCTTAGTCTTCGCCGGTGTAATCCATGACGGTGTAGCGCTGGTCGGGGTCGGCACCATGGCCCTGTCCACTAGTGCGGCCAGCCTTTCCGCATGGTGGTCTCCAGAGCTACCAGAGCCACCGAAACGGAGCGTGGGGACGAATCTGCCCCCTGCAGACGTTGTGATTCGCACTCGTGGAGGAGGGTTCATTGTGGTACGGGCCAATGAGAAAGTGGTCCGCGAACTGTACACGGGCATGGATTCCTGCAAGTATAATCTCCCGGACAAAGCGCGGCAGGCCTTCTTGGCTATGAGCACACTTCTCTTGATGACCTCGGTGATTATGTTCAGCAATAGCACCGAGAAGATGCAGATCGCCGTGGGTGCTGCGTACTTTATCTTGAACATCCTGTACTGGGGGTTAGCATTGTTGGTTGAACCCAGTGATGTCTGGGATACGAGCCGATATAAGAGGAAGACCCCAGAGCCTACCTTTGCTAAAACTTATACGCAAGTGTTATGGTTGGCCGTTTTGGAGACTAAGTCGATTGACTGGGTGAGAAGGGCAAATATTGCCCCGAAAACAGAAGCTTGGGACAAATGGCTACAGGAAGCATGCGAAAACGctttgaaagaaaatgaggaCTGGCCGGCAGAGCGAAGGAAAGATGAAATAATTGCGGAGTATCTTCTGAAACTGCAGAACCAGAATGGTGTTCTTCCCCAGGATTGATGTCTTATTGTATAAGAGTGTTCTTTCTATACGATTTCTGCACTTGcgatacatacatatattaCTCGTCGTGATCAACTACTAGCGTAATTAGGAAAGTATGGTTTAAAAGTGAAATATTTTCATTACTTAGCCTACAAGACTACAaactatatttcttttccatgGTGTGTGAAGTCTACACATAATCACCTCAGGGTTCTCTATACAACAATGCAAATGTAaaactatatagaatatttgGCTTTTAAGCCTCTAGATGATCTTCTATTCAGAATAATATGTTTTAAAAGGCTATCCTAGCCTCCTAGGAAGTTAGTCGGTCGCAAGACGAGGAGCACGGCCGGGAGACACAGTAGAGTGGGCACGGGGCACCGAACACACCTAGAACGGAGTTCTAAAGTGGCGGAGCTTCCTCCATGCATGAGTTTATCCCTTCTATTGGCTGGCTAATATATTTCGCCCTCACCGCTGTGGGCCAGTAGCATAGCTTATCTTATGCGATATTCGGTAAAGATCTCTCTACCGAGCACAAGGCTGTGAGTAGAAAAGAACACGGGCTTTCGAATAGTCATGAGAGTGATTATCAACCATACCAGCTGTTCCCTGCTTTTattctgtttttcttctcccactttcTGGGCCATCATATGCCAGGTCATCAGCGTGACGATCATTAGCCACCGAGGGGACTCCACTTGGCTTGGTATTGACTTGAGTCTGTCCCTGACTGGAGCCACCATTAGTTGAATTACGATATTTGTCGTCAGGTGAAAATAGTTCATGACCCACCATGACAGTATAAGGACAAAGTCAACATGATCTTTGCAAACACCTCACATCGGACTATTGTCAAGGGCGATTCATCTCATTTGAGGCTGGGCTTGCGTTTAGCGCGGGCGCACCGAGGCGGAGTTCAAAGGATAAATTCCATCCTACATAAACCCCTCTTCCCCCAAATGCGCTGGCTGACGGCCCAACTTCCTCCCTGACAGCCCTGCGCCACAGTCCGAAAACTCAGCCATGCCGAGAACGAATTTCCACTCGACGTTCGACTGCATTATCTCTTGGTTGCGCAGAGTCAAAAATTTCGATAATGGATCGGAATTAGCAGATATCATCCGTCGCGGCGAATTGGTCTCTTTGAGTGACGAACAAGCCGTGCACCTTTTGTACCTCCAGTTCCAGAACGAATTCGAACGGTTGAAGCGCGTCGATTATACACTTGAACAGGGCGACGGGGATCCTCTGAAGGGAAGTTTAGATGGGAAAGGCCTTACGCCGTCGCAGTTTCTTTTCGGTGAGGATTACGCCGAGATAAACCGAACGGTGGTTAACTTTCTGTCTCTAAAATGGCTTCTCGAGGATAACCATCAAGCGTTTACAGCGCATCAACCCAGTGCCGTGCAGCTGTCTATACCAACATTCAAAAGCTTTCGCGAGTTAGCGCGGAACATCCTGGGAACGACGGATGATATATTGGCCTTGGTTGTATCATTGATCCTGGGAGACGTGGGGAAAGATCCTCAATTAGAAGAGGATAttgaaaggaaagatggCAGAAAGCCAAACCATGACGAGGTTCTGGCCAGGGCAATTCAGCTGCGTCGGTTTCGTAAACCGCTGGGCTTACTCACGAAGGATAAGCGGGCGGAGGTGCTTCTGGGGGTGCGGGTCGGAGCAAAGCTCAAC
This DNA window, taken from Aspergillus flavus chromosome 5, complete sequence, encodes the following:
- a CDS encoding phosphotransferase family protein, whose product is MVHESLIGPRSKLFRMEFSPNDAEDEKLLGYLYHEVDETWSFASLNLHSYSTSDASVPELLRTDTLRAIGNFIVKHRKKTPTEICQPQAGAFNVSFRMKLEDAQATMFPEGKVRNEGAEYTSIPVPFILHWKIKNESPLNLGPFIMMDYIDHDTDLGRALNTLTLNLEDPGRILLQLPQLSLPRIGFLAQVADFTWEVRRQPLSIGINELATSTYFNALAELHLEHLSHQRNDAVDSANDCRRKFVARKLFSKLAREGRLTQSTNGHGPFTLWCDDLRPSNVLVNKSLQIVGVIDWEFTYVAPVELFHAPPWWLLLEQPTSLKVLTEREDIATQQGRQTWVGGDFWVTYAARKNFKLDHRFFGSCTVDKENRWEKRIGFLSEERQCMELVVRQKLQQVKMRALAWNQRR